From Brachyspira pilosicoli, a single genomic window includes:
- a CDS encoding 2Fe-2S iron-sulfur cluster-binding protein, translating to MIVRFNFNGREISSQSGYTILKALSYIGIDIAHLCYYKLDRIKGFEEDSENDLLRCKLCLVKVKKKNEDEYSFKYACNEVIENGMEVISNDEEVIEYRKSLLRAILYMHKPFCDKCSSYYNCRLKKYIDFYQLKIERFDGDNDSKLKDIKNIVDGLNLDKNIKIDYDKCINCGVCDRYKIISGYKSMIVDLCPTKVFRVDRKIDNNDEQIEYKKINSFCIGCNELCECSYFCDDKRVIDIQSPELKKYGICDFGRNMLYYSDKTFEYPLINGIEDDFNRAKDLFHKFLEETNKKDVLAISSTLYPIEDLEAFNDFIYSLGITNFIYKKNIMSTNSNVVRENYTNINKYSLKNYKYTLTETDKIFNKFIILEDPLFEMDNMMDFIQQNRRNYIVFTSYQSILAYNSYLAFPIAGFGEFDGEYIDSHGKNKYIKSFLEKNKNRLEFKNLIKYLYL from the coding sequence AAGGTTTTGAAGAAGATAGTGAAAATGATTTACTTAGATGCAAACTTTGTTTGGTCAAAGTGAAAAAGAAAAATGAAGATGAATATAGTTTTAAGTATGCTTGTAATGAGGTAATTGAAAATGGAATGGAGGTTATAAGCAATGATGAAGAGGTTATCGAATATAGAAAATCTTTGCTTAGGGCTATACTTTATATGCATAAACCATTTTGTGATAAATGCAGTAGTTATTACAATTGCAGATTAAAAAAATATATAGACTTTTATCAATTAAAAATAGAAAGATTTGACGGAGATAATGATTCAAAATTAAAAGATATAAAAAATATTGTAGATGGTTTAAATTTAGATAAAAATATAAAAATTGATTATGATAAATGCATTAATTGCGGAGTTTGTGATAGATATAAGATAATATCTGGTTATAAAAGTATGATAGTTGATTTATGTCCTACTAAGGTGTTTAGAGTTGATAGGAAAATTGATAATAACGATGAGCAAATTGAATATAAAAAAATAAACAGCTTTTGTATAGGATGCAACGAACTTTGCGAATGCAGTTATTTTTGTGATGATAAAAGGGTAATAGATATACAATCACCAGAATTAAAAAAATATGGTATATGCGATTTCGGAAGAAATATGCTTTATTATTCAGATAAAACTTTTGAATATCCTTTAATAAACGGCATAGAAGATGATTTTAACAGGGCTAAAGATCTATTTCATAAGTTTTTAGAAGAAACAAACAAAAAAGATGTTTTAGCAATTTCTTCCACTCTTTATCCTATTGAAGATTTGGAAGCTTTTAATGATTTTATATATTCACTAGGCATTACAAACTTTATATATAAAAAAAATATAATGAGTACAAACTCAAATGTTGTTAGGGAAAACTATACTAATATTAATAAATATTCGTTGAAGAATTACAAATATACTTTAACTGAAACAGATAAAATTTTTAATAAGTTTATAATATTAGAAGACCCTTTATTTGAAATGGATAATATGATGGATTTTATACAGCAAAACAGAAGAAATTATATAGTATTTACTTCTTATCAATCTATTTTAGCATATAATTCTTATTTAGCTTTTCCTATTGCGGGATTTGGAGAGTTTGATGGTGAGTATATAGATTCACATGGTAAGAATAAATATATTAAAAGTTTTTTAGAAAAAAATAAAAATAGATTAGAGTTCAAGAATTTAATAAAATATTTGTATTTGTAA
- a CDS encoding FAD-dependent oxidoreductase, which produces MVNSRYNILSNLKDKTYDLLIIGGGVIGATIAMKTARVGISTLLVEKHDFSFGSSSRTSKMLTGGFTDLTAHNFISTVFKVRERNNLINKSSASDFGILYPIYFSGGQNANSGLIRNELKANIYDLMSIFGKTKKHKSHSRNSVLETLPDLNNNDVIGATEFFEGKIDDSRYVLELLLKAKEYGADILNYAEVKAFDYDENKINRTILSDKIKGRIYEISAKKILVAAGAWGDSIVSMLPKSNFTDKVKYVKATNFIVDSNIIHINKSVVLPKIKDRPNVFLTKWKDMTIIGPVVKKYTGNLDCIYSTSDEIEYLLDIYNTYFGSIVNKNHIVTSQSGMMTLNPMDMKIHSHPIYDLFMVEGGSFTMSSHLAIKTLLRMYGKPHKWFSVKKFMNNRIDKAVDWVLNKDTVKFLMDYFGSVDMVLRLNEFCKDDSSLLISVGLDNRIPRGLIKYFIEVEYALHLDDIMIRRLRFILTENDCGTLLAEHIAQEMAYILGWDSKKVEYEIKRYRTEIKRNRVSLY; this is translated from the coding sequence ATGGTAAATTCGAGATATAATATACTCTCTAATCTTAAAGATAAAACTTATGATCTTTTAATTATAGGCGGCGGGGTAATAGGTGCTACCATCGCCATGAAAACAGCAAGAGTAGGTATTTCGACTCTTCTCGTAGAAAAACATGATTTCTCCTTTGGCTCATCTTCCAGAACTTCAAAAATGCTCACAGGCGGCTTTACTGATTTGACTGCCCATAACTTTATATCTACAGTTTTTAAAGTTAGAGAGAGAAATAATCTTATAAACAAATCTTCTGCTTCTGACTTTGGAATATTATATCCTATATATTTTAGCGGCGGTCAGAATGCTAATTCTGGTTTAATAAGAAATGAATTAAAAGCTAATATATATGATTTGATGTCAATTTTTGGAAAAACTAAAAAACATAAATCTCATAGCAGAAACTCTGTATTAGAAACTTTGCCTGATTTGAATAATAATGATGTAATAGGAGCTACAGAGTTCTTTGAAGGCAAAATAGATGACAGCAGATATGTTTTAGAATTATTACTAAAAGCTAAAGAATATGGTGCTGATATACTTAATTATGCCGAAGTAAAAGCTTTTGATTATGATGAAAATAAAATTAATAGAACTATACTTTCAGATAAAATAAAAGGCAGGATTTATGAAATAAGCGCTAAAAAAATATTAGTTGCAGCCGGAGCTTGGGGAGACAGTATAGTATCCATGCTTCCAAAATCTAATTTTACAGATAAAGTAAAATATGTAAAAGCTACTAATTTTATAGTTGATAGCAATATTATTCATATAAATAAATCTGTTGTCTTACCAAAAATAAAAGACAGACCTAATGTTTTCTTAACAAAGTGGAAAGATATGACAATAATAGGTCCTGTTGTAAAAAAGTATACAGGTAATTTAGATTGTATATATTCAACAAGCGATGAGATAGAATATTTACTTGATATTTATAATACTTATTTTGGCTCTATAGTTAATAAAAATCATATAGTTACTTCGCAATCTGGAATGATGACTCTTAATCCTATGGATATGAAAATACATTCGCATCCTATTTATGATTTATTTATGGTTGAGGGTGGAAGCTTTACTATGTCTTCTCATCTTGCCATTAAAACTTTACTTAGAATGTATGGTAAGCCTCATAAATGGTTTAGCGTTAAAAAATTCATGAATAACAGAATAGATAAAGCAGTAGATTGGGTGTTAAATAAAGATACTGTTAAGTTTTTAATGGATTATTTCGGCTCTGTAGATATGGTGTTAAGATTAAACGAATTCTGTAAAGACGATTCTTCTTTGCTTATTTCTGTTGGTCTTGATAATAGAATACCGAGAGGGTTAATAAAATATTTTATTGAAGTAGAATATGCACTTCATTTAGATGATATAATGATAAGAAGATTGAGATTTATACTTACCGAAAATGATTGCGGGACATTATTAGCAGAACATATTGCTCAAGAGATGGCTTATATTTTAGGTTGGGATAGCAAAAAGGTAGAATACGAAATAAAAAGATATAGAACAGAGATAAAAAGAAATAGGGTTTCTTTGTATTAA
- a CDS encoding PepSY-like domain-containing protein produces the protein MTKFLTLLISLTIFASSSLFADWVVPASSLPQKSRAFIQRVYPNAQIWKVERDGGKFEVKLSNGASIDFLANGNWQSIDGEYNGVPFSALPAAVSGAVKKAYPQAMVIDVEKEWGNYKVKLNNMMELFISSNGQLMGQKFDD, from the coding sequence ATGACTAAATTTTTAACTTTATTAATTTCATTGACTATTTTTGCTAGCTCTAGTTTATTTGCTGATTGGGTAGTACCTGCTTCTTCATTACCACAAAAATCAAGAGCATTCATACAGAGAGTTTATCCTAATGCTCAGATATGGAAAGTTGAGAGAGATGGAGGAAAATTTGAAGTAAAACTTTCTAACGGTGCTTCTATTGATTTCTTAGCTAATGGAAACTGGCAAAGTATAGACGGCGAGTATAACGGAGTTCCTTTTTCTGCTTTACCTGCTGCTGTAAGCGGTGCTGTAAAAAAAGCATATCCTCAAGCTATGGTAATAGACGTTGAGAAAGAATGGGGCAATTACAAAGTAAAATTAAACAATATGATGGAATTATTTATATCTTCAAATGGACAGCTTATGGGACAGAAGTTTGATGATTAA
- a CDS encoding formate--tetrahydrofolate ligase, whose translation MKTDIQIAQECKLKRIDEIAKMLNLTDEDYEVYGKYKAKIELSVLNKLKDKKDGKLVLVTAITPTPAGEGKSTVTIGLTQGLNKIGKNAVAALREPSLGPVFGIKGGACGGGYAQIVPMEDINLHFNGDFHAIGSAHNLISACIDNHIKQGNELKIDTNKIIFKRVVDMNDRALRDIVIGLGGSENGVARQSSFQITVASEIMAILCLSNSLMDLKERIGNIVFAYDVNDNPLKVKDLKVEGAACALLKDAIKPNLVQTLENTPAIVHGGPFANIAHGCNSILATKLALKLSDYTITEAGFAADLGAEKFLDIKCRVAGLKPNCIVLVATIRALKHHGGALELNKEDLNALNKGFENLDKHIENMKKYNVPVVVAINKFVSDTDKEVELIKKHCEDMGVDISLCEVWEHGGEGGEDLAKKVVKVTSEESNYKPLYNLDKPIKEKIEYICKEIYGAGEVKFSNKANKMMKKIESIGFGDLPICMSKTQKSISDNPALLNAPKGYTLNIDEIKLASGAGFIIAMAGGIIDMPGLPKVPAACNIDIDENGKITGLF comes from the coding sequence ATGAAAACAGATATACAAATAGCACAAGAATGCAAATTAAAAAGAATAGATGAAATAGCTAAAATGCTTAATCTCACAGATGAAGATTATGAGGTTTACGGTAAATATAAAGCAAAGATAGAATTATCAGTTTTAAATAAATTAAAAGATAAAAAAGACGGTAAATTGGTGTTAGTAACAGCAATAACTCCAACACCAGCAGGGGAAGGAAAATCCACTGTTACAATAGGTCTAACACAGGGACTAAACAAAATAGGTAAAAATGCAGTTGCTGCTTTAAGAGAGCCTTCACTTGGTCCTGTATTTGGAATTAAAGGCGGAGCTTGCGGGGGAGGTTATGCTCAAATTGTTCCTATGGAAGATATTAATTTGCATTTTAATGGTGATTTCCATGCTATAGGTTCTGCTCACAATTTAATATCAGCTTGTATTGATAATCATATTAAACAAGGCAATGAATTAAAAATTGATACTAACAAGATAATATTTAAAAGAGTTGTTGATATGAATGATAGGGCTTTAAGGGATATTGTTATAGGGCTTGGCGGAAGCGAGAACGGAGTTGCAAGACAATCATCTTTTCAAATAACTGTTGCTTCAGAGATTATGGCTATACTTTGTTTGTCTAATTCTTTAATGGATTTGAAAGAGAGAATAGGAAATATTGTATTTGCTTATGATGTTAATGATAATCCTCTAAAAGTAAAAGATTTAAAAGTTGAAGGTGCTGCTTGTGCTTTGCTTAAAGATGCCATAAAACCCAATTTAGTTCAGACTCTTGAGAATACTCCTGCTATAGTTCATGGAGGACCTTTTGCTAATATTGCTCATGGCTGTAACTCAATACTTGCTACAAAATTGGCTTTGAAACTTTCTGATTACACTATTACAGAGGCTGGTTTTGCTGCAGATTTAGGAGCTGAGAAGTTTCTTGATATTAAATGCCGTGTTGCTGGACTTAAGCCTAATTGTATAGTGTTGGTTGCTACTATAAGAGCTTTAAAACATCATGGAGGTGCTTTAGAACTAAACAAAGAAGATTTAAATGCTTTGAATAAAGGTTTTGAAAATTTAGACAAGCATATTGAAAACATGAAAAAATATAATGTACCTGTGGTTGTTGCTATTAATAAATTTGTTTCTGATACTGATAAAGAAGTAGAATTAATTAAAAAACATTGTGAAGATATGGGTGTTGATATTTCATTATGTGAGGTTTGGGAGCATGGCGGAGAAGGCGGAGAAGATTTAGCAAAAAAGGTTGTAAAAGTAACTTCTGAAGAATCAAATTATAAGCCATTATACAATTTAGATAAACCTATAAAAGAAAAGATTGAATATATATGTAAAGAAATATACGGAGCAGGAGAGGTAAAATTCTCTAATAAAGCTAATAAAATGATGAAAAAAATAGAATCTATTGGCTTTGGAGACTTGCCTATATGTATGTCAAAAACACAAAAGTCAATATCAGATAACCCAGCACTTTTAAATGCTCCTAAAGGTTATACTTTAAATATTGATGAAATAAAACTTGCTTCAGGTGCTGGTTTTATAATTGCTATGGCAGGCGGAATTATTGATATGCCAGGTCTTCCAAAAGTGCCTGCAGCATGCAATATAGATATAGATGAAAACGGCAAGATTACAGGTTTATTTTAA
- the recJ gene encoding single-stranded-DNA-specific exonuclease RecJ yields the protein MQKIDIDNLNPIIKELLKLRGIVSKEDIFDFFFQDIYSLSNPFNIRDMNAFVDRLKEAIEYNEKILIYGDKDADGVTAASIIYNTLKAVTKNVEAFVPNHEVGYGLSKDVIEEYANSGVSLIITVDCGISNVEEVEFAREHSIDIIVTDHHDIPEILPNAYLIFNPKLSNTGFVSKNFSGCAVAFKLMQAFVFSYTKLYNKDIIILDYEIDKNTDRLKRIRALKATNFVYSDDVFGFELVNNENAYKSIYLDYYEEFLSEDEVLEELGSYMFEGENVVLVLTGGEIRLKKLLRLYEKYELYLPEYDNVYDLLQLGANYGGVNIKSVNTLDEFALLLKVNIYKYDNILYRDLIIKMEIFRRMYYLSQKQLQNYIKRESILVLFGTVADVVPLIEENRAYIKCALAELEKPNHIRYNVILERIKLLNTKVDTQAVSWRLAPFINAAGRMGKPEYALRLLTSETREEAFQLSEEVYNLNETRKSLTESNFNIVCEYIRDNNCMSYPIIIVKSDLIDRGLTGLIAGKVLSQYGKTAVILYESKEDGVCTGSIRSRGDDNARDMLEYSSVYLDKFGGHKNAAGFTVSVNNFEKFAKKIIKYASEENFNTSKDEKTYDLELDFKDINMQFAEYLELFEPYGFANEEPVFLTNRVTINSIEKINKNNKIHLKLQLQKNSSKVSAIIWSSSEEECSKLEASNFINISYKIKINRFNGSKEVKIYIENYEIN from the coding sequence ATGCAAAAAATTGACATAGATAATTTAAATCCTATTATAAAAGAGCTGTTAAAATTAAGGGGTATAGTTTCAAAAGAGGATATTTTTGATTTTTTCTTTCAGGATATATATTCGCTTTCTAATCCATTTAATATTAGGGATATGAATGCTTTTGTAGATAGGCTAAAAGAGGCTATAGAGTATAATGAAAAAATATTGATATATGGCGATAAAGATGCTGACGGTGTTACTGCTGCTTCTATAATATATAATACTCTTAAGGCTGTTACAAAAAATGTTGAAGCATTTGTGCCTAATCATGAAGTGGGTTATGGGCTTTCAAAAGATGTTATTGAAGAGTATGCTAATTCTGGGGTAAGTTTAATTATCACAGTTGATTGCGGCATATCAAATGTTGAAGAAGTTGAGTTTGCGAGGGAGCATTCTATAGATATTATAGTAACAGACCATCATGATATACCTGAAATACTACCTAATGCCTATTTAATATTTAATCCTAAGCTTTCAAATACTGGTTTTGTTTCTAAAAATTTTTCTGGATGTGCTGTTGCATTTAAGCTTATGCAGGCATTTGTTTTTTCTTATACTAAACTTTATAACAAAGACATTATTATATTAGATTATGAGATAGATAAAAATACTGATAGATTAAAAAGAATAAGAGCATTAAAGGCTACTAATTTTGTTTATAGTGATGATGTATTTGGCTTTGAGCTTGTAAATAATGAAAATGCTTATAAATCAATTTATTTAGATTATTATGAAGAGTTTTTATCAGAAGATGAAGTTTTAGAAGAGTTGGGTAGTTATATGTTTGAGGGAGAGAATGTTGTATTGGTTCTTACAGGCGGAGAGATTAGGCTTAAAAAACTTCTTAGACTATATGAAAAATATGAACTATATTTGCCTGAATATGATAATGTTTATGATTTACTTCAGTTGGGTGCTAATTATGGCGGGGTTAATATCAAGTCAGTTAATACATTAGATGAGTTTGCTTTGCTTCTTAAAGTTAATATATATAAGTATGATAATATTCTCTATAGAGACTTAATAATAAAAATGGAAATTTTTAGAAGAATGTATTATTTAAGTCAAAAGCAATTGCAAAACTATATAAAAAGAGAATCTATATTAGTATTGTTTGGAACAGTTGCCGATGTTGTGCCGCTTATTGAAGAGAATAGGGCTTATATAAAATGTGCTTTGGCAGAATTAGAAAAGCCTAATCATATAAGATACAATGTTATATTAGAGAGAATAAAATTACTAAACACTAAAGTTGATACTCAGGCTGTAAGTTGGAGGCTTGCTCCTTTTATCAATGCTGCTGGAAGAATGGGAAAGCCTGAATATGCTTTAAGGCTTTTAACTTCTGAAACCAGAGAAGAGGCTTTTCAATTATCTGAAGAAGTTTATAATTTAAACGAAACAAGAAAATCTCTTACAGAAAGTAATTTTAATATAGTGTGCGAATATATAAGAGATAATAATTGCATGTCCTACCCTATTATAATAGTAAAGAGCGATTTAATAGATAGAGGTTTAACTGGGCTTATAGCTGGCAAGGTTTTAAGTCAATATGGAAAGACTGCTGTTATACTTTATGAGTCTAAAGAAGATGGAGTTTGTACGGGAAGTATTAGAAGCAGGGGCGATGATAATGCACGCGATATGCTTGAGTATTCAAGTGTTTATTTAGATAAGTTTGGTGGGCATAAAAATGCTGCTGGGTTTACTGTGAGTGTAAATAATTTTGAAAAGTTTGCTAAAAAAATTATTAAATATGCTTCGGAAGAAAATTTTAACACCTCAAAAGATGAAAAAACTTATGATTTGGAATTAGATTTTAAAGATATTAATATGCAATTTGCCGAATATTTAGAATTATTTGAGCCTTATGGTTTTGCTAATGAAGAGCCTGTGTTTCTTACAAATAGGGTTACTATAAACTCTATAGAAAAAATAAACAAAAATAATAAGATTCATTTAAAGCTGCAATTACAAAAAAACAGCAGCAAAGTTAGTGCCATAATTTGGAGTTCATCAGAAGAAGAATGCTCTAAATTGGAAGCATCAAATTTTATAAATATTTCATACAAGATAAAAATTAATAGATTTAATGGCAGCAAAGAAGTAAAGATTTATATAGAGAATTATGAGATAAATTAA
- a CDS encoding MATE family efflux transporter, with translation MKKNKMLELTEGNVNRGLINLVVPMILGNLLNIAYNIVDTIWIGQMIGPKGLGAIAVSFPIILILQAIASGVTVASNVLIGQYFGANDKDSVLYISRVSTTMSVILSLALAILGYLFAPILMKFLNAADSIMEYSVSYFRISMIGFPFLFYYFLISALLRGIGDTVRPLIFLTIASVINVILDPIMIKGLFGFPAMGLDGAAYATVFSQFISVAVSMIYLKIKDSIVRANPFRVVFDAHITKLMFKIGLPFAAMQLIISISWLFLNRIINTYGEEASASVAVSMRVDSLSFLPLLALSAGIATMVAQNIGANRMDRVKEIYKAGLKIGIGLSTFMALFSVLFPELIVRLFTSDMSVLKYTKSYIYVVMPSIIMLSVMFATNGVINGAGKTFILMIFAFVAHILIRIPLAHFLSTKMGLWGVWTTMAIVNFISMSLILIYYFTGHWKKDANIASHSAAKENEA, from the coding sequence ATGAAAAAAAATAAGATGTTAGAGCTTACAGAAGGGAATGTAAACAGAGGGCTTATTAACTTGGTAGTGCCTATGATACTCGGTAACCTTTTAAATATAGCCTACAATATAGTTGATACAATTTGGATAGGTCAGATGATAGGTCCTAAAGGGCTTGGTGCCATTGCTGTGAGCTTTCCTATAATATTAATACTTCAGGCTATAGCTTCTGGTGTTACTGTTGCTTCAAATGTTTTGATTGGTCAATATTTTGGTGCTAATGATAAGGATTCTGTGCTTTATATTTCTAGGGTTTCTACTACTATGAGCGTAATACTTTCTTTGGCTTTGGCTATATTGGGATATTTATTTGCGCCTATATTAATGAAATTTTTAAATGCGGCTGACAGTATAATGGAATATTCTGTTAGTTACTTTAGAATTAGCATGATAGGATTTCCATTTTTATTCTATTATTTTTTAATATCTGCTTTGCTTAGAGGGATAGGAGATACTGTAAGGCCTCTTATATTTTTAACTATAGCTTCTGTTATTAACGTGATATTAGACCCTATTATGATAAAGGGATTATTTGGTTTTCCTGCTATGGGATTAGATGGGGCTGCTTATGCCACTGTGTTTTCTCAATTTATATCTGTTGCTGTTAGTATGATATATTTAAAAATTAAAGATAGTATAGTACGTGCTAATCCTTTTAGAGTTGTTTTTGATGCTCATATTACTAAGTTAATGTTTAAGATAGGTTTGCCTTTTGCTGCTATGCAATTAATAATTTCAATTAGTTGGTTATTTTTAAATAGAATTATTAACACTTATGGAGAGGAGGCTTCTGCTTCTGTTGCTGTATCTATGAGGGTGGACTCTTTATCATTTTTACCGCTTTTAGCTTTATCTGCTGGTATTGCCACTATGGTTGCTCAAAATATTGGTGCTAATAGAATGGATAGAGTAAAAGAGATATATAAAGCTGGACTTAAAATAGGAATAGGTCTTTCTACATTTATGGCGCTTTTTTCTGTATTATTTCCAGAGCTTATAGTGAGATTATTTACTTCAGATATGAGTGTATTAAAATATACAAAAAGTTATATATATGTGGTTATGCCTTCTATAATTATGCTTTCAGTAATGTTTGCCACTAATGGTGTTATTAATGGGGCTGGCAAAACTTTTATACTTATGATATTTGCTTTTGTTGCTCATATACTTATAAGAATTCCTCTTGCACATTTTTTATCTACTAAAATGGGTTTGTGGGGAGTATGGACTACTATGGCTATTGTCAACTTTATTAGTATGTCTCTTATACTTATTTATTATTTCACAGGACATTGGAAGAAAGATGCTAATATAGCTAGTCATTCTGCTGCTAAAGAAAATGAGGCTTAA